The following are encoded in a window of Salinibacter ruber DSM 13855 genomic DNA:
- a CDS encoding peptidylprolyl isomerase, whose translation MADHPQWDHPPDLQIDTDAVHEATFETSKGTIHAELYPEHAPHTVNNFAFLADEGFYDGTPFHRVIEGFMVQGGDPTGTGRGGPGYEFDDEIDGNPLTHETGVLSMANAGPNTNGSQFFITRAPQSHLDGKHTVFGDVTDGQDVVDAIEESDTLKSVTVEKR comes from the coding sequence ATGGCCGACCATCCGCAGTGGGACCACCCGCCCGACCTCCAAATCGACACGGACGCCGTCCACGAGGCGACCTTCGAGACCAGCAAGGGCACGATCCACGCTGAGCTCTATCCCGAGCACGCCCCCCATACGGTCAACAACTTCGCCTTCCTCGCCGACGAGGGCTTCTACGACGGCACGCCGTTCCACCGGGTCATTGAGGGCTTCATGGTGCAGGGCGGCGACCCCACCGGTACGGGCCGGGGCGGACCGGGGTACGAGTTCGACGACGAGATCGACGGCAACCCACTCACGCACGAGACGGGCGTCCTCTCGATGGCGAATGCGGGCCCCAACACGAACGGCAGCCAGTTCTTCATCACGCGGGCGCCGCAGTCGCATCTTGACGGCAAGCACACCGTGTTCGGCGACGTGACCGACGGGCAGGACGTGGTCGACGCGATCGAAGAGAGCGACACGCTGAAGAGCGTCACCGTCGAGAAGCGGTAG
- a CDS encoding TetR/AcrR family transcriptional regulator has protein sequence MPPPSPFPSEYSETERQIFDAALHVFAREGRHGARMQAIADAADINKAMLHYYFQDKGTLYEEVFTYTVERFMASFGASLREASTFEHTLRAFIDGYVEFVRSDEAAMRLMVQENLAGGRLLGTHLREATNAGDAPPQILVETIAAAVDAGEIRDVDPQHTVLSVVSTCLFFFMARPTVQIMHPDAEDDWGAFVEARKEHLFDLIYHGLAPRPEGGSGSRAAPRE, from the coding sequence ATGCCTCCCCCTTCCCCCTTTCCTTCCGAGTACTCCGAGACGGAGCGGCAGATCTTCGACGCGGCGCTCCACGTGTTTGCCCGGGAGGGCCGGCACGGGGCTCGGATGCAGGCCATCGCCGACGCCGCCGACATCAACAAGGCGATGCTGCACTACTACTTCCAGGACAAGGGGACGCTGTACGAGGAGGTGTTCACCTACACGGTGGAGCGGTTCATGGCCTCGTTCGGTGCGTCGCTGCGCGAGGCCTCCACCTTCGAGCACACCCTGCGCGCATTCATCGACGGGTACGTCGAGTTCGTCCGGTCCGACGAGGCGGCCATGCGCCTGATGGTGCAGGAGAATCTCGCCGGGGGACGCCTGCTCGGCACCCACCTGCGTGAGGCAACCAACGCCGGCGACGCCCCGCCCCAGATCCTGGTCGAGACCATCGCGGCGGCCGTGGACGCCGGGGAGATTCGGGATGTCGACCCGCAGCACACGGTGCTCTCTGTCGTCTCGACCTGCCTCTTTTTCTTCATGGCGCGGCCGACCGTGCAGATTATGCATCCCGACGCAGAGGACGACTGGGGCGCGTTCGTGGAGGCCCGGAAGGAGCACCTGTTCGACCTCATCTACCACGGCCTTGCGCCCCGACCGGAGGGAGGAAGTGGGTCCCGGGCCGCCCCCCGTGAGTAG
- a CDS encoding efflux RND transporter periplasmic adaptor subunit: protein MDTSTLKWALIGGGLLLGTAVVVALLTVFAPAPETSDPPPQSPLVSTVPVDVRAGSLLVRGTGTVRPVREIELTAEVGGRLVDVSDALVSGGRFDAGATLARIDPADYRSAVQQAEAQVTQARVQLLQAQEEAGAAREDYERLRGRTGETPAPDSTELGRLVFNEPQVAQAQSTLESARAALQNARTNLERTRLQVPFDGMVRQKQADLGAYVAPGTPVATVYGTEAAEVVVSLPSRKAALIENLWATSGQSADAGLPATVTSAYGDQTYSWEGRVHRVEGAIDQRTRTVDVVVRVPEPYNQAPTIQSRRPEVPPEPRGRTRPPLAIGTYTTVDIEGRRNGTYHVVPRRAVHTREPGQPPVVWTAVGDSMLAERTVEPIQTVEENTYLAPTLDPDARVITTDLRVQTDSMAVRVER, encoded by the coding sequence ATGGACACCAGCACCCTCAAGTGGGCCCTCATCGGGGGCGGCCTCCTTCTCGGCACCGCCGTCGTCGTGGCCCTGCTCACTGTGTTCGCCCCGGCGCCGGAGACGAGCGACCCGCCGCCGCAGTCCCCCCTGGTCTCGACGGTTCCCGTGGACGTGCGTGCCGGCAGCCTCCTCGTGCGCGGCACCGGAACCGTGCGGCCCGTCCGCGAGATTGAGCTGACCGCCGAGGTCGGAGGGCGCCTCGTGGACGTCTCCGACGCGCTCGTGAGTGGCGGCCGGTTCGACGCCGGGGCAACCCTGGCCCGCATCGACCCCGCCGACTACCGAAGCGCCGTGCAGCAGGCCGAGGCGCAGGTGACCCAGGCCCGGGTGCAGCTCCTGCAGGCCCAGGAGGAGGCGGGCGCCGCCCGGGAAGACTACGAGCGCCTCCGGGGCCGCACCGGCGAGACGCCCGCCCCCGACAGCACCGAGCTCGGGCGGCTCGTCTTCAACGAGCCGCAGGTGGCACAGGCCCAGTCCACCCTCGAAAGTGCCCGGGCCGCTCTCCAAAACGCGCGCACCAACCTGGAGCGCACCCGCCTCCAGGTGCCCTTCGACGGCATGGTGCGCCAGAAGCAGGCCGACCTCGGCGCGTACGTCGCCCCGGGCACGCCGGTCGCCACGGTCTACGGCACGGAAGCGGCCGAAGTCGTCGTGTCCCTGCCGTCCCGCAAGGCCGCCCTCATCGAAAACCTGTGGGCGACGAGTGGGCAGTCTGCCGACGCCGGGCTCCCGGCCACGGTGACCAGCGCGTACGGCGACCAGACGTATTCGTGGGAGGGGCGCGTCCATCGGGTCGAGGGGGCCATCGACCAGCGGACCCGGACGGTCGACGTGGTGGTGCGCGTGCCGGAGCCGTACAACCAAGCCCCCACCATCCAGTCGCGGCGGCCCGAAGTCCCTCCGGAGCCGCGGGGCCGAACGCGCCCCCCGCTGGCCATTGGCACCTACACGACGGTCGACATCGAAGGCCGTCGGAACGGCACCTACCACGTGGTGCCCCGCCGGGCGGTCCACACCCGCGAGCCGGGCCAGCCGCCGGTCGTGTGGACGGCGGTCGGGGACTCGATGCTGGCCGAGCGCACCGTCGAGCCCATCCAGACGGTGGAGGAGAACACCTACCTCGCCCCGACGCTCGACCCGGACGCCCGCGTCATCACGACGGACCTGCGCGTCCAAACGGACAGCATGGCTGTTCGCGTTGAACGTTAA
- the metX gene encoding homoserine O-acetyltransferase MetX: MSQTLTVPTLTLENGTTLRDVPVAYRTWGTLNATGTNAVLVCHALTGDTNVADWWGGLLGPGRALDPTEDFVVCLNVPGSPYGSVAPVTVNPDTGERYGAGFPPFTTRDTVRLHRRALETLGVQRVACAVGGSMGGMHVLEWAFEATDDGAPFVRSLVPIAVGGRHTAWQIGWGAAQRQAIFADPKWRDGTYPPDDPPTNGLATARMMAMVSYRSRPSLDGRFGRDAMPEQDGTPYAVESYLHHHGNKLVDRFDANCYVALTRQMDTHDVARGRGDYAKVLRAIEQPSLVVGIDSDVLYPLSEQEELAEHLPSATLEVLSAPHGHDTFLIELDALNDLVSTWRANICSSVAA; encoded by the coding sequence ATGTCGCAGACGCTCACGGTTCCAACCCTCACCCTCGAAAACGGCACGACGCTCCGGGACGTGCCCGTGGCGTACCGGACGTGGGGCACCCTCAACGCGACCGGCACCAACGCCGTCCTGGTGTGTCACGCCCTCACCGGCGACACGAACGTGGCCGACTGGTGGGGCGGGCTCCTCGGGCCCGGTCGCGCCCTCGATCCCACGGAGGACTTCGTGGTGTGTCTGAACGTGCCGGGGTCCCCCTACGGCTCGGTGGCGCCGGTGACGGTGAATCCAGACACCGGCGAGCGCTACGGGGCCGGCTTCCCGCCGTTTACGACCCGCGACACGGTCCGCCTTCATCGGCGCGCGCTGGAGACCCTTGGCGTGCAACGGGTGGCGTGTGCCGTGGGCGGATCGATGGGGGGCATGCACGTGCTGGAGTGGGCCTTCGAGGCGACCGACGACGGGGCGCCGTTCGTGCGGTCGCTCGTGCCCATTGCCGTGGGGGGACGCCATACGGCCTGGCAGATCGGATGGGGCGCGGCGCAGCGGCAGGCCATCTTCGCCGATCCGAAGTGGCGAGACGGAACATACCCGCCGGACGACCCCCCGACAAACGGCCTCGCGACGGCCCGCATGATGGCGATGGTGTCGTACCGGTCCCGGCCGTCCCTCGACGGCCGGTTCGGGCGGGACGCAATGCCGGAACAGGACGGCACGCCTTACGCCGTGGAGAGCTACCTGCACCATCACGGCAATAAGCTCGTCGATCGTTTCGACGCAAACTGCTACGTGGCCCTGACCCGTCAGATGGACACCCACGACGTGGCTCGCGGCCGTGGCGACTACGCGAAGGTGCTGCGGGCCATCGAGCAGCCAAGCCTGGTCGTGGGCATCGACTCGGACGTGCTGTATCCGTTGTCCGAGCAGGAGGAGCTCGCGGAGCACCTGCCCAGCGCCACCCTCGAGGTGCTGTCGGCGCCGCACGGACACGACACGTTCCTCATCGAGCTCGATGCCCTCAACGATCTCGTGTCGACGTGGCGGGCCAACATCTGTTCGTCCGTGGCGGCCTGA
- a CDS encoding efflux transporter outer membrane subunit, with amino-acid sequence MIGSRLLIASFLLGMLTVAGCSMTPEMSTPEAEQDLPDRFEAAPGDTTLPAAAADTAAYDATRWWAAYEDPSLTALVDTALAANLNLEEAQGRVEELAAQFRIARAPLFPSVTANGQGNYQNQPANTGIGGAIGGGQGPDRFEFTDYQATLGLSYELDFWGRVRSQRTAALSQYFATAADLQTARLSVISQTISTYAQIASLRRQVRLGERTVGLLEERVAVTEDRYARGLVPSFQLYTVRQSLQAAQADQPDLERRLYEAQSRFATLLGRFAGEQRALLPDSMTVPLAPEPVPAGLPADLLMQRPDVRGAALRLEAARQEIGVARAEMLPSLSLTGQGGTQSSELADLVDPGQVFASFAGQLTAPLFQGGQLRANLNAAEARYKQQAARYEQTVLTAFQEVKASLVAYEKQRQRYREVERQVDTARDAFQAQRDRYERGVGDVLSLIDAERTLLQARTRLAGVRRAVTNARLALHRALGGPWTDAEPVDDPRLFR; translated from the coding sequence ATGATAGGCTCTCGCTTGCTTATCGCCAGCTTTCTGTTGGGGATGCTGACTGTGGCCGGATGCTCGATGACCCCGGAGATGTCCACCCCGGAGGCCGAGCAGGACCTTCCGGACCGGTTTGAGGCGGCCCCCGGCGACACCACCCTGCCGGCCGCGGCCGCCGACACGGCCGCCTACGACGCCACGCGGTGGTGGGCCGCGTACGAGGACCCGTCCCTCACGGCCCTCGTCGACACCGCCCTCGCCGCCAACCTCAATCTGGAGGAGGCCCAGGGGCGCGTTGAGGAGTTGGCGGCGCAGTTCCGGATTGCACGGGCCCCCCTGTTTCCGAGCGTCACGGCCAACGGGCAGGGCAACTACCAGAACCAGCCCGCCAACACCGGCATCGGGGGCGCCATCGGCGGGGGGCAGGGCCCGGACCGCTTCGAGTTTACCGACTACCAGGCCACGCTCGGCCTCTCCTACGAGCTCGACTTCTGGGGCCGCGTGCGGAGCCAGCGCACGGCGGCCCTCAGCCAGTACTTCGCCACGGCCGCGGACCTGCAGACCGCCCGCCTCTCGGTCATCAGTCAGACGATCTCGACGTACGCCCAAATCGCGTCCCTCCGGCGGCAGGTGCGCCTCGGGGAGCGCACCGTCGGCCTGTTGGAGGAACGAGTCGCCGTGACCGAGGACCGCTACGCGCGGGGCCTCGTGCCGTCGTTTCAGCTGTACACCGTCCGTCAGAGTTTGCAGGCCGCCCAGGCCGACCAGCCGGACCTCGAACGCCGGCTCTACGAGGCCCAGAGTCGCTTTGCAACGCTCCTCGGCCGCTTCGCCGGGGAGCAGCGCGCGCTCCTGCCGGACTCGATGACCGTTCCCCTTGCCCCCGAGCCGGTGCCCGCGGGCCTGCCCGCGGACCTGCTGATGCAGCGGCCCGACGTGCGCGGGGCGGCGCTCCGCCTGGAGGCGGCCCGCCAGGAGATCGGCGTGGCCCGGGCCGAGATGCTGCCGAGCCTGTCGCTGACCGGGCAGGGCGGGACGCAGAGCAGCGAGCTGGCCGACCTGGTGGACCCCGGCCAGGTATTCGCCAGCTTTGCCGGCCAGCTGACGGCGCCCTTGTTTCAGGGCGGTCAGCTCCGCGCCAACCTGAACGCTGCCGAAGCCCGCTACAAGCAGCAGGCCGCACGCTACGAGCAGACGGTCCTGACTGCTTTTCAGGAGGTGAAGGCCTCCTTGGTGGCCTACGAGAAGCAGCGCCAGCGCTACCGTGAGGTGGAGCGGCAGGTCGACACCGCGCGAGACGCGTTCCAGGCCCAGCGCGACCGCTACGAGCGCGGCGTGGGGGATGTGCTCAGCCTGATCGACGCGGAGCGCACCCTCCTGCAGGCCCGCACCCGCCTGGCAGGCGTTCGGCGGGCCGTGACCAACGCGCGCCTTGCCCTTCACCGCGCGCTCGGCGGGCCGTGGACGGATGCGGAGCCTGTCGACGATCCGCGCCTGTTCCGGTAG
- a CDS encoding aspartate kinase, which translates to MPDRSFSSTECASRPVRVLKFGGTSVGSADGIKNAVRLVHAATETCRPVVVVSAAAGVTDALVQAAEESRADRGSVEAWTRRVGRRYRALAANTLADEALRARYDTALRTELSELRRALQEMAGPNAAAARDVVLAAGERLMVPLLAAALDASGCTSQAVDAATLIRTDAAHGDATVQWAPTRRQVRDWHRTRAAGLPVVTGFVGETADGKTTTLGRGGSDLSAAVLAWALAAERMERWTDVEGLYTRDPDAHSDAQPLQRIDFEQARAWTKAGRLGMHPCTLDPLMDAGIPLRVRCTHRPAAPGTRIVPAPTLAQG; encoded by the coding sequence ATGCCTGATCGTTCCTTCTCTTCGACGGAATGCGCGTCCCGTCCCGTCCGCGTTCTCAAATTTGGCGGCACGTCGGTCGGCTCCGCCGACGGCATAAAAAACGCGGTCCGCCTCGTTCATGCCGCCACCGAGACCTGTCGGCCGGTCGTGGTGGTGTCTGCCGCGGCGGGCGTGACGGACGCCCTCGTGCAGGCCGCAGAGGAGTCCCGGGCCGACCGCGGCTCCGTCGAGGCCTGGACGCGGCGGGTGGGGCGGCGCTACCGCGCCCTGGCCGCGAACACCCTTGCCGACGAGGCGCTGCGGGCCCGCTACGACACCGCCTTGCGGACAGAACTGTCGGAGCTGCGCCGCGCGCTGCAGGAGATGGCGGGGCCAAACGCCGCCGCGGCTCGTGACGTCGTACTGGCCGCCGGCGAACGGCTGATGGTGCCGCTACTGGCCGCCGCACTCGACGCCTCCGGGTGCACATCGCAGGCCGTCGACGCGGCGACACTCATCCGCACCGACGCCGCGCACGGCGACGCGACGGTGCAGTGGGCCCCCACCCGGCGGCAGGTGCGCGACTGGCATCGGACGCGGGCCGCCGGCCTGCCGGTCGTTACGGGCTTCGTGGGGGAGACGGCCGACGGCAAGACGACCACGCTCGGCCGCGGGGGAAGTGACTTGTCGGCTGCCGTCCTCGCCTGGGCGCTGGCGGCGGAACGGATGGAGCGCTGGACCGACGTGGAGGGCCTGTATACCCGCGACCCGGATGCGCACAGCGACGCGCAGCCCCTCCAACGCATCGACTTCGAGCAGGCCCGCGCCTGGACGAAAGCCGGACGGCTCGGCATGCATCCGTGCACGCTCGATCCGCTGATGGACGCCGGCATTCCGCTCCGCGTCCGGTGCACGCACCGCCCCGCGGCCCCGGGCACCCGCATCGTCCCCGCCCCAACTCTCGCTCAGGGGTAA
- a CDS encoding aspartokinase has product MASHSFSASPPVAPSTSSCPSPVHVYVAGVGDVGAALLRQIDARGDAGRDLHVIGACTSRRAAWGAPNRDPEAPLAGVDEAAPPDWPAIVDRLAQETPRPLVFVDATGSPDVADYYEPLLRAGVHVVTPSKLANTRSQAAFDRLREAAAEAGVQYRYETTVGAGLPVVQTVRNLVATGDRVRSIRGVVSGTLTFLFSALRDGSSFSEAVRAAVDRGYAEPDVRDDLSGTDVARKFLILARTAGYAVEPTEVQVESLVPDSLADAPYEAFLDRLSTVDPYWRERSAAAAAESAVLQYVGRFSPEGIEVGVEPVPGDTALGQLGAQENLFEVTTDRYAAVPLVVRGPGAGPSVTAAGVLADVLTAVREARPPSPPA; this is encoded by the coding sequence ATGGCTTCTCATTCGTTCTCGGCCTCTCCCCCGGTCGCCCCGTCGACATCCTCGTGTCCGTCCCCGGTTCATGTATACGTGGCAGGCGTGGGGGACGTGGGGGCGGCCCTACTACGACAGATCGACGCCCGGGGGGACGCCGGGCGGGATCTCCATGTGATCGGCGCCTGCACGTCGCGCCGCGCCGCGTGGGGCGCCCCCAATCGCGATCCGGAGGCCCCGCTCGCCGGCGTGGACGAGGCCGCGCCGCCCGACTGGCCGGCCATCGTGGATCGTCTTGCGCAGGAGACGCCGCGCCCGCTCGTCTTCGTGGACGCGACCGGCAGCCCCGACGTGGCGGACTACTACGAACCACTCCTCCGGGCGGGGGTCCACGTCGTTACGCCGAGCAAGCTCGCCAACACCCGCTCGCAGGCCGCCTTCGACCGGCTGCGGGAGGCGGCGGCGGAAGCGGGCGTGCAGTACCGCTACGAAACGACCGTAGGGGCGGGGCTGCCCGTGGTGCAGACCGTTCGGAACCTCGTCGCCACCGGCGATCGCGTTCGTTCGATCCGCGGGGTCGTCTCCGGCACGCTCACCTTCTTGTTCAGCGCGCTGCGAGACGGGTCCTCGTTCAGCGAGGCGGTACGGGCCGCCGTCGACCGGGGGTACGCCGAGCCTGATGTGCGCGACGACCTTTCGGGGACGGACGTGGCGCGGAAGTTCTTGATCCTGGCGCGCACTGCCGGCTACGCCGTCGAGCCCACGGAGGTACAGGTCGAATCCCTGGTGCCGGATTCACTCGCCGATGCCCCCTACGAGGCCTTCCTCGATCGCCTCTCGACGGTGGACCCATACTGGCGGGAGCGGTCGGCGGCCGCGGCGGCCGAGAGCGCGGTCCTTCAGTACGTGGGCCGCTTTTCGCCGGAGGGGATCGAGGTGGGGGTTGAACCGGTGCCGGGCGATACGGCCCTTGGGCAACTGGGGGCGCAGGAGAATCTGTTTGAAGTCACGACGGACCGGTACGCCGCCGTCCCCCTCGTCGTGCGCGGGCCGGGGGCGGGCCCGTCCGTGACGGCCGCGGGGGTGCTGGCGGATGTGCTCACGGCGGTTCGGGAGGCCCGTCCACCGTCGCCCCCGGCGTAA
- a CDS encoding O-acetylhomoserine aminocarboxypropyltransferase/cysteine synthase family protein has product MSTCVLFIQRADLSMSAQNGQHDPQESERPDAPEAPRYETRQLHAGQEPDPATNARAVPIYATTSYTFDDAEHGADLFALEEFGNIYSRIMNPTNDVFEKRVAALEGGVAAVATASGQSAQFLALNTLCEHGDNIVSTSYLYGGTYNQFKNSFPRRGLDVHIADGDDPDSIERLIDADTKAVYLETIGNPRFNIPDFERIADIAHAHGVPLVVDNTFGAAGFLCSPIEHGADIVTASATKWIGGHGTTIGGVIVDAGTFPWDNGRFPEFTEPNPNYHGLQFWETFGPDGVLDTNVAFAMRARVEGLRDFGPAQNPFGSFLLLQGLETLSLRVQRSCDNALALAKWLREQDAVSWVSYPGLEDHPYHERANRYLENGYGAVLTFGVEGGVDGGKRFVENVELASHLANVGDAKTLVIHPASTTHQQLTEEEQQASGVEPDMVRVSVGIEHIEDIKADFDQAFAELPSPAAS; this is encoded by the coding sequence ATGAGCACTTGCGTCCTCTTCATCCAGAGAGCCGATCTTTCTATGAGTGCCCAGAACGGACAGCACGACCCTCAGGAATCCGAGCGGCCCGACGCCCCCGAGGCGCCCCGCTACGAAACCCGCCAACTCCATGCGGGACAGGAGCCGGACCCGGCCACCAACGCCCGGGCCGTGCCCATCTACGCGACCACCTCCTACACCTTCGACGATGCGGAGCACGGGGCCGACCTCTTCGCCCTCGAAGAGTTCGGCAACATCTACAGCCGCATCATGAACCCGACGAACGACGTCTTCGAGAAGCGGGTGGCCGCGCTCGAAGGCGGCGTCGCGGCCGTCGCCACCGCCAGCGGGCAGTCCGCCCAGTTTTTGGCCCTCAACACCCTCTGTGAGCACGGCGACAACATCGTCTCCACGAGCTACCTCTACGGCGGGACCTACAATCAGTTCAAGAACTCCTTCCCCCGCCGCGGCCTCGACGTCCACATCGCCGACGGCGACGACCCCGACTCGATCGAACGCCTGATCGACGCGGACACGAAGGCGGTCTACCTGGAGACGATCGGCAATCCGCGCTTCAACATCCCGGACTTCGAGCGGATCGCCGACATCGCCCACGCCCACGGCGTGCCGCTGGTGGTGGACAACACGTTCGGGGCGGCGGGCTTCCTGTGCAGCCCGATCGAGCACGGGGCCGACATCGTGACGGCCAGCGCGACGAAGTGGATCGGCGGGCACGGCACCACCATCGGCGGCGTCATTGTGGACGCGGGCACGTTCCCGTGGGACAACGGCCGCTTCCCCGAGTTCACCGAGCCGAACCCCAACTACCACGGCCTGCAGTTCTGGGAGACGTTCGGCCCGGACGGCGTGCTCGACACGAACGTCGCCTTCGCGATGCGGGCCCGGGTGGAGGGGCTACGCGACTTCGGCCCGGCCCAGAATCCGTTCGGCTCGTTCCTCCTGCTGCAGGGCCTCGAAACGCTGTCGCTGCGCGTGCAGCGGAGCTGCGACAACGCCCTTGCGCTCGCCAAGTGGCTCCGAGAGCAGGACGCGGTGTCGTGGGTCAGCTACCCGGGCCTGGAGGACCACCCCTATCACGAGCGGGCGAATCGGTACCTGGAGAACGGGTACGGGGCGGTGCTCACGTTCGGAGTGGAAGGCGGTGTCGACGGCGGCAAGCGCTTCGTCGAGAACGTGGAACTGGCCAGTCACCTCGCCAACGTGGGGGACGCGAAGACGCTCGTTATCCACCCCGCCTCTACCACCCATCAGCAGCTGACCGAGGAGGAGCAGCAGGCCTCCGGCGTCGAGCCCGACATGGTGCGGGTCTCCGTCGGCATCGAGCACATCGAGGACATCAAGGCGGACTTTGATCAGGCGTTTGCGGAGCTGCCCTCGCCGGCGGCTTCGTGA